In the genome of Telluria beijingensis, one region contains:
- a CDS encoding autorepressor SdpR family transcription factor: MSVPLNDVFKAIADPTRREILRLLRHEEMNAGEVAAHFDMTKPTMSHHFSVLKAAGLITSRREGQTIWYALNTTVLEDVLAWTVDLAQGKQGEKK; encoded by the coding sequence ATGTCCGTCCCGCTCAACGACGTCTTCAAGGCCATCGCCGACCCGACCCGGCGCGAGATCCTGCGCCTGCTGCGGCATGAAGAGATGAATGCGGGCGAGGTGGCGGCGCATTTCGACATGACCAAGCCGACCATGTCGCACCATTTCTCGGTCCTGAAGGCGGCTGGTTTGATCACCAGCCGGCGCGAAGGCCAGACCATCTGGTATGCGCTGAACACGACCGTGCTCGAAGACGTGCTGGCCTGGACCGTCGACCTCGCGCAAGGCAAACAAGGAGAGAAAAAATGA
- a CDS encoding N-acyl amino acid synthase FeeM domain-containing protein: MELFPAAVFNPSKASRPRTARAPAAGGAIERLPFTVRRVETEADLLKAVRIRHAAYARHVPDFARSLAQPEAADYDADTIVLLAESKLDGTPIGSTRIRTNLYRPLGVEESIVLPDWLQGKRLVEATRLGIDEGRVGRMVKIALVKACFMYCEDNAIDYSVATGRPPVDKQYQQLMFVDVFPEEGLVPLRHVGNIPHRVMAFEIATFQQRWAEARHPMLNFFFNTHHPDIDIGPAAPPPSLALPGRIATPAARSRSELAFA; encoded by the coding sequence ATGGAGCTGTTCCCAGCAGCTGTGTTCAACCCCTCGAAAGCGTCCCGCCCGCGCACCGCGCGTGCCCCCGCCGCTGGAGGCGCGATCGAGCGTTTGCCGTTCACCGTCCGCCGGGTGGAAACCGAAGCGGATCTTCTCAAGGCCGTGCGCATCCGCCACGCCGCCTATGCCCGCCACGTCCCCGATTTCGCCCGCAGCCTGGCGCAGCCAGAAGCCGCCGACTATGACGCCGACACCATCGTCCTGCTGGCCGAATCCAAGCTCGACGGCACCCCGATCGGCAGCACCCGCATCCGCACCAATCTGTACCGCCCGTTGGGCGTGGAAGAGTCGATCGTCCTGCCCGACTGGTTGCAGGGCAAGCGCCTGGTCGAAGCCACCCGCCTCGGCATCGACGAGGGCCGCGTGGGCCGCATGGTCAAGATTGCCCTCGTCAAGGCTTGCTTCATGTATTGCGAAGACAACGCCATCGACTATTCGGTAGCAACCGGCCGGCCGCCGGTGGACAAGCAATACCAGCAACTGATGTTCGTCGACGTGTTCCCGGAGGAGGGCCTGGTGCCGCTGCGCCACGTGGGCAATATTCCGCACCGCGTCATGGCATTCGAGATCGCCACCTTCCAGCAGCGCTGGGCCGAGGCGCGCCATCCGATGCTGAACTTCTTCTTCAACACCCACCATCCGGACATCGACATCGGTCCGGCAGCACCGCCGCCATCGCTGGCGCTGCCGGGGCGGATCGCAACGCCGGCCGCGCGCAGCCGGAGCGAACTGGCTTTCGCCTGA